The nucleotide sequence GGAGCTGTTGGGGGTACGTATCGTATGTGACCCTCTCAGGGTTCCCAAAAGGGTCATCCTGCACTCTTGTAACCACCTACTCTATTGTAATGGATATTCCAGTTGGGGTTTCCCTTAAGCTTTGTACCAGTGAGATGTTTCTGCAGTCACagatttttcagttttggtgagCCACCATTACAAGTGTTCCTTTTCGTTTCAGGTCTTGGCTTCGGACTTCTCTACTTACCAGCGATTGTAATGGTTGGTTTCTACTTTGAGAAGAGGAGGGCGTTAGCTACTGGTGTAGCTGTTTGTGGCTCGGGGATCGGCACATTCATATTTGCGCCTCTTTCTCAGAAACTTTTAGATGTTTATAATTGGCAAGGTGCGACGTGGATTATATCTGGTGTGGTTTTAAATGGTGTTATACTGGGAGCATTATTCAGACCATTGTCACCATCACAGGTACCCATATCACCCTCCCTAACAGCAGATGGTACGGTAGCGATTGAGAAAGAAGAAACTGAGCAGCTGCTACAAATTGATTCTAGTCCCAAAGTGTCGGTGACGACTcatgaaaatggaaaatttgggCAGAGTGATGGCCAAGCTGGGACTGACACTCGCAAAAGTGATACAGGTGCTTATTTACCAAAAAATAAGCAATTGGAATTGTTGAAAACCCATGTGCGGCCTGACCAAAAATTGTTCTGCTCTGTCGGTAATATGAATTCCACTGATGTGTGTCGCAAAAGGACCATCTCTGAGGGTCCACGCACATTAACACCTGAAACAGCACCTACTTGCCATTTGAGTTGTGATCAAATCTGGGTGAACAGTGCAAACAAAAGTACAAATGTCGAGCGCATCAAACAAGACATGCAGCGTCCTCTTTACAGAAAAGATATCTTTTATGCGGGAAGTGTGAAGAATTTGCCAGAGTTTGCAGTGCAGAAGGACATGGATTCGTACATTCGGAGTATTACATCCATTCCAACTTCAAGCTGTGATACAAAGCCTGAGCCTGGGGCTGTTGGTGATAGGCCTCATACTGAGCGCTGTTGTGGAGCAATGCGTAACGTGATGGGGAACATGATGGATTTCAGCCTCTTGAGGAGCCCCACGTTCATTGTGTATGGTCTATCTTGTTTCCTCTGTATGATAGGTAAGTGATGGTCTCTTTAGGAGCCTCTTTAAACGAGATGAACAGAGATTTCAACTCACTGGACAGTTACCGGTGGATGCCAGCCCAAGCCAAGACCCCTTCTCATTGGACGCCAGTTACTGGTGGATGCCAGCCCTAGCCAGTACCCCTTCTCATTGGACAGTACCTGGTGGATGCCAGCCCAAGCCAGTACCCCTTCTCATTGGACAGTTACTGTTGGATGCCAGTCCTAGCCAAGACCCCTTCTCATTGGACAGTTACTGTTGGATGCCAGTCCTAGCCAAGACCCCTTCTCATTGGACAACAGTTACTGGTGGATGCCAGCCCCAGCCAAGACCCCTTCCCATTGGACAGTTACTGGTGGATGCCAGGCCAAGCCAAGACCTCTTGCTCT is from Lineus longissimus chromosome 18, tnLinLong1.2, whole genome shotgun sequence and encodes:
- the LOC135502194 gene encoding monocarboxylate transporter 13-like isoform X1, which gives rise to MTKNGKQNKNNSCPAENEETRLGPPTPPDGGWGWVIMFASFMASVIVDGVCFSFGIFLLEFLDYYGESKMTTSWVGSTLNGMYLSIGPIVGALANKYGCRRVAISGSIVAAVGFFVSTWSPNITVLIILYGAVGGLGFGLLYLPAIVMVGFYFEKRRALATGVAVCGSGIGTFIFAPLSQKLLDVYNWQGATWIISGVVLNGVILGALFRPLSPSQVPISPSLTADGTVAIEKEETEQLLQIDSSPKVSVTTHENGKFGQSDGQAGTDTRKSDTGAYLPKNKQLELLKTHVRPDQKLFCSVGNMNSTDVCRKRTISEGPRTLTPETAPTCHLSCDQIWVNSANKSTNVERIKQDMQRPLYRKDIFYAGSVKNLPEFAVQKDMDSYIRSITSIPTSSCDTKPEPGAVGDRPHTERCCGAMRNVMGNMMDFSLLRSPTFIVYGLSCFLCMIGFFVPFMFLPDHSLKMGIHKNEAAFLLSILGIANTVARVFSGWLADRPWADALIINNTALLIGGICTMLVPFCFNYTLLAVYSVVFGMCIAAFVSLRSIIMVELMGLQRLTNAFGLVTMCQGLSSFIGAPIAGSLFDTTGDYDISFYFAGATLALAGLICFPLRRISQWEINKLNNMNNDDQELTSV
- the LOC135502194 gene encoding monocarboxylate transporter 12-like isoform X2 codes for the protein MVGFYFEKRRALATGVAVCGSGIGTFIFAPLSQKLLDVYNWQGATWIISGVVLNGVILGALFRPLSPSQVPISPSLTADGTVAIEKEETEQLLQIDSSPKVSVTTHENGKFGQSDGQAGTDTRKSDTGAYLPKNKQLELLKTHVRPDQKLFCSVGNMNSTDVCRKRTISEGPRTLTPETAPTCHLSCDQIWVNSANKSTNVERIKQDMQRPLYRKDIFYAGSVKNLPEFAVQKDMDSYIRSITSIPTSSCDTKPEPGAVGDRPHTERCCGAMRNVMGNMMDFSLLRSPTFIVYGLSCFLCMIGFFVPFMFLPDHSLKMGIHKNEAAFLLSILGIANTVARVFSGWLADRPWADALIINNTALLIGGICTMLVPFCFNYTLLAVYSVVFGMCIAAFVSLRSIIMVELMGLQRLTNAFGLVTMCQGLSSFIGAPIAGSLFDTTGDYDISFYFAGATLALAGLICFPLRRISQWEINKLNNMNNDDQELTSV